One Thermoanaerobacter pseudethanolicus ATCC 33223 DNA window includes the following coding sequences:
- a CDS encoding YifB family Mg chelatase-like AAA ATPase, whose amino-acid sequence MLSKVKSMAVLGINAYVVEVEVDLSTGIPSFDIVGLGDTEVKEARDRVRSAIKNSGFEFPLKKITVNLAPADTKKEGTAFDLPLAVGILKCTEEIKVEKEDIAFVGELSLDGSLRGVNGILPMVIGAKEKGISSIVVPYENAHEAAVVEGIKVYPMKNLKEVVEFLNGDREIESFTLDINSFFDNVEYDVDFAEVKGQENAKRVLEIAAAGGHNVLMIGPPGAGKTMLARRFPTILPQLSFEEALEVTKIYSIAGLLPKGTPLITTRPFRAPHHTISTVALVGGGKYPKPGEVSLAHYGVLFLDEIPEFKKDAIEVLRQPLEDEVVTITRVNGSFSYPSKFILILAMNPCPCGYYGDDTHECHCSVNEIRRYQNKISGPLLDRIDLHVEVKPLKKDKYFEEETPSESSKEIRERVIKAREMQLKRYKGTGIYFNSQLKGNMLKKYCKLDEDTKKFLNEAFEKFYLSARGYNKILKVARTIADLEGAENIKFEHVAEALQYRIVDSKYWHK is encoded by the coding sequence ATGCTTTCTAAAGTAAAAAGTATGGCAGTCTTGGGGATAAATGCCTATGTGGTAGAGGTGGAGGTAGATTTATCTACTGGAATTCCTTCTTTTGATATTGTAGGCTTGGGTGATACAGAAGTTAAGGAAGCAAGAGACAGAGTAAGGTCTGCTATCAAAAACAGCGGCTTTGAATTTCCTCTCAAAAAAATCACTGTAAATTTAGCACCAGCTGATACTAAAAAAGAAGGCACTGCTTTCGATTTGCCTTTAGCAGTAGGGATTTTAAAATGCACAGAGGAGATAAAAGTGGAAAAAGAAGACATAGCCTTTGTAGGTGAACTTTCTTTGGACGGAAGTCTAAGAGGCGTAAATGGTATACTGCCAATGGTAATAGGGGCAAAGGAAAAAGGTATTTCCTCTATTGTTGTTCCTTATGAAAATGCACATGAAGCGGCAGTTGTAGAGGGGATAAAAGTATATCCTATGAAAAATTTAAAAGAAGTGGTTGAATTTTTAAATGGAGATAGGGAAATAGAATCTTTTACTTTAGATATTAATAGTTTTTTTGATAATGTAGAATACGACGTAGATTTTGCTGAAGTAAAAGGGCAGGAAAATGCAAAAAGGGTACTTGAGATTGCCGCTGCCGGAGGCCACAATGTGCTAATGATTGGCCCTCCTGGAGCGGGTAAAACTATGTTGGCAAGGCGTTTTCCTACTATTCTTCCTCAGTTAAGTTTTGAAGAGGCTTTAGAAGTTACCAAGATATACAGTATAGCAGGATTGCTTCCAAAAGGTACGCCTCTTATCACTACTCGACCTTTTAGAGCTCCTCATCATACTATCTCTACAGTTGCTTTAGTTGGGGGAGGAAAATATCCTAAGCCTGGGGAAGTATCCCTTGCCCACTATGGAGTGTTATTTTTAGATGAGATTCCTGAATTTAAAAAAGATGCAATAGAAGTTTTAAGGCAGCCGTTAGAAGATGAAGTGGTTACAATTACTCGTGTAAATGGTAGCTTTAGTTATCCAAGTAAATTTATTTTAATTTTAGCTATGAATCCTTGTCCTTGTGGCTATTATGGAGATGATACTCACGAATGCCATTGCAGTGTAAATGAAATAAGAAGATACCAAAATAAAATTTCAGGACCTTTGTTAGATAGAATTGATTTACATGTGGAGGTAAAACCTCTTAAAAAAGATAAATATTTCGAAGAAGAAACGCCATCGGAAAGTTCCAAGGAAATTCGCGAACGAGTTATAAAAGCACGAGAAATGCAACTTAAAAGGTATAAAGGTACTGGTATATACTTTAATTCTCAATTAAAAGGAAATATGTTAAAAAAATATTGCAAACTTGATGAAGATACTAAAAAATTTTTAAATGAGGCTTTCGAGAAGTTTTATTTAAGTGCAAGAGGATATAATAAAATTTTAAAAGTTGCTCGTACAATTGCTGATTTGGAAGGTGCAGAAAATATTAAGTTTGAGCATGTAGCAGAAGCATTACAGTATAGGATTGTTGATAGCAAATATTGGCATAAATAA
- a CDS encoding YitT family protein, producing MEITSFFNRESIKNIFFILIGTLMSAIGINMFIVHAKLLSGGVSGIALIIQYLTKFPAGYTIFLLNIPLLILSYKKVNLRFTIFTIIGTVSLSLFLVLTYSIKNILHINDPLLLSLYGGVLNGLGMGIVFSNHGSTGGLDIISVIVKKKYDNFEIGHISFIVNFFIVAIGAIFFGLTSALYTLVSMYITSYMVDKTLKGFNRQKMVLIVTDKVEEVSKEIMTTLKRGVTLLHGEGAYTKESKKVLYSIVSLTQLPQLKLIVHQIDENAFISILDVAEVHGKGFMRELF from the coding sequence TTGGAGATAACAAGTTTTTTTAATAGGGAAAGTATAAAAAATATTTTCTTTATTCTTATAGGGACTTTAATGTCTGCTATTGGTATTAACATGTTTATTGTTCATGCTAAACTTTTAAGTGGAGGAGTCTCTGGTATTGCACTTATTATACAGTATTTAACCAAGTTTCCTGCAGGATACACTATATTTTTGCTAAACATCCCACTTTTAATTTTGAGCTATAAAAAAGTAAATTTAAGGTTTACAATTTTTACTATTATAGGTACTGTATCACTTTCTTTGTTTTTGGTGCTTACTTATTCAATAAAAAATATATTACATATAAATGATCCATTACTTTTGAGTTTATACGGCGGAGTGTTAAATGGTTTAGGTATGGGAATAGTTTTTAGTAATCACGGGTCAACTGGCGGTTTAGATATAATTTCTGTAATTGTAAAAAAGAAATATGATAATTTTGAAATTGGGCATATTTCTTTTATTGTTAACTTTTTTATCGTAGCCATTGGAGCTATATTTTTTGGTTTGACCAGTGCTCTTTACACTCTTGTCTCAATGTACATTACTTCCTACATGGTAGATAAAACTCTAAAGGGATTTAATAGACAAAAAATGGTACTTATAGTTACTGACAAAGTAGAAGAAGTGAGTAAAGAGATAATGACCACATTAAAAAGGGGGGTTACTTTGTTACATGGAGAAGGAGCTTATACTAAGGAGAGTAAAAAGGTTTTATACTCTATTGTGTCTTTAACACAGCTTCCACAACTTAAACTTATTGTACACCAAATAGATGAAAATGCTTTTATCTCTATATTAGATGTAGCCGAAGTTCATGGAAAAGGATTTATGAGGGAATTATTTTAA
- the trpS gene encoding tryptophan--tRNA ligase, whose protein sequence is MKKVFSGVQPSGDIHIGNYLGAMRQFVALQEDYECFFCAVDLHALTVPQDPKVLKEKTIELAALYLAIGLDPKKVTIFIQSHVPAHAELAWLLQCITYFGELSRMTQFKDKSKGKESVSVGLFTYPDLMAADILLYNTHYVPVGEDQKQHLELTRDIAQRFNNRFGETFVVPEPMILKLGARIMSLTDPTKKMSKSDSDPNNRINLLDEPSVIKKKIMRAVTDSETEIKLDWENKPGVSNLLTIYSLFTGMEIEEVVNKFKGQGYGTLKKELAEVVIDKLTVIQKNYKDLSRDYVLKVLKEGAERAQAVAEKTLKEVKEKMGLILKD, encoded by the coding sequence TTGAAAAAAGTTTTTTCAGGAGTACAACCCTCGGGAGACATTCACATAGGTAATTACTTGGGTGCAATGAGACAATTTGTTGCTCTACAAGAAGATTATGAGTGCTTTTTTTGTGCCGTTGATTTACATGCTTTAACAGTTCCTCAAGACCCTAAAGTTTTAAAGGAAAAAACTATTGAATTGGCAGCACTTTACCTTGCAATAGGTTTAGATCCTAAAAAAGTTACCATTTTTATTCAGTCTCACGTTCCTGCCCATGCAGAATTGGCATGGTTGCTACAATGTATAACCTATTTTGGTGAATTGAGCAGGATGACACAATTTAAGGATAAAAGCAAAGGAAAGGAATCTGTTTCAGTTGGACTTTTTACATATCCGGACTTGATGGCAGCAGATATACTTTTATACAATACCCATTATGTTCCTGTAGGAGAAGACCAAAAGCAGCACTTAGAACTGACAAGAGACATTGCGCAGCGTTTTAACAACAGATTTGGTGAAACTTTTGTAGTTCCTGAGCCTATGATTTTAAAACTTGGTGCGAGAATAATGAGTCTTACTGACCCTACTAAAAAGATGAGTAAAAGTGACAGTGATCCAAATAACAGAATCAATCTTTTGGATGAGCCTTCTGTAATCAAAAAGAAAATAATGAGAGCAGTGACTGATTCTGAGACTGAAATAAAGCTTGATTGGGAAAACAAACCGGGTGTTAGCAATCTTTTGACTATTTATAGTTTATTTACAGGTATGGAAATAGAAGAAGTTGTAAATAAATTTAAAGGACAGGGTTATGGCACTTTAAAGAAAGAATTAGCAGAGGTTGTAATAGATAAATTGACTGTTATACAAAAAAATTATAAAGACCTCAGTAGAGATTATGTTTTGAAGGTTTTAAAGGAAGGGGCGGAAAGAGCTCAAGCTGTTGCAGAAAAAACTTTGAAAGAAGTAAAAGAAAAGATGGGATTGATATTAAAAGATTAA